The Streptomyces tubercidicus DNA segment CAACGTCCAGGCCGGGGTCGCCTCGCATGTCATGGACAACCGCCCCGACCAGGCCAAGGAGGCGCTGGCCCACGTCCGTGAGGCGTCCCGTTCGGCGCTGGAGGAACTCCGCGCCACCGTCGGCCTGTTGCGGCAGTCCGACGACCCCAAGGCGCCGACCGAGCCCGCACCGGGCCTCGGCGTGCTCGATCAGCTCGTCGACGGGTTCGTCCGGGCCGGGATCCCGGTCGACCTGGAGATCCCGCAGGCGCCCCGGCCGCTGCCCGCCTCCACCGACCTCACCGCCTACCGTGTCGTCCAGGAGGCGCTGACCAATGTCCACAAGCACGCCGGTGAGGGGGCCCGTGCCACGGTACGGATCCGCCACTCCGACACCACGCTGACCGTGACCGTCCTGGACGACGGCGCGGGCCGGGCCGGAGTCCCGCGGCAGAAGGGCGGCGACCGGCCGCCCGTGGGGCCCGGCGAGCCGGAGGGCAGCGGCGGCGGCCACGGCCTGATCGGGATGCGTGAGCGGGTCTTCGCGCTGCGCGGCACGGTCGTGACCGGCCCGCGCGCGGCCGGCGGCTTCCAGGTGCGGGTGACCCTTCCACTCCAGACCGTCCGTACGGGGGAGACGCTGTGACGATCAAGGTGCTGCTCGTCGATGACCAGGCGCTGCTGCGCAGTGCCTTCCGGGTGCTGGTCGACTCCGAACCCGACATGCGGGTGGTGGGGGAGGCTTCCGACGGGGCCCAGGCGTACGAGCTGACCCGGGCCGAGCGGCCGGATGTGGTGCTGATGGACATCCGGATGCCCGGTGTGGACGGCCTGGCGGGCACCCGCATGATCAGCGAGGACCCGGAGCTGACCGACGTCCGGGTGGTCATCCTGACCACCTTCGAGGTCGACGACTATGTGGTGCAGTCGCTGCGGAACGGCGCCAGCGGCTTCCTCGGCAAGGGCGCGGAACCGGACGAGATGCTGAGCGCGATCCGGATCGCCGCGGCCGGTGAGGCGCTGCTCTCGCCGGTCGCCACCAAGGGCCTGATCGCCAAGTTCCTGGCGCAGGGCGGCAGTTCCGCCGACGGCGGGCCCGGCGACCGGGGCGGTGAGCGGCTGGCGACGCTGACCGGCCGGGAGCGTGAGGTGCTGATCCTGGTGGCCGGCGGGCTGTCCAACGACGAGATCGCCGAGCAGCTCGCGGTCAGCCCGCTCACCGTGAAGACCCATGTGAACCGCGCGATGGCCAAACTGCGCGCCCGCGACCGTTCCCAGCTGGTTGTCATCGCCTACGAGTCCGGACTCGTACGCCCACGGGTGCAGTGAGGGCGGGGCACTCTCTACTCCGAACGCGGTACGACTTCCGGCCGGAAACCGACTTGCGAGCGAGGAAAACCCGCCACCGCATGCCGGAAGGTGTAGGTGGGCCCGAGAACGGTCCCGCCGACCTCGTAGAACAGAAGAGAGACCCCACCCATGACCTGGCTGTCCCGACTCAGCCTCGTACAACGGGGCCTGATAGCGCTGATGTCGATCGTGGCGATCGCCTTCGGCGCCATCGCGATCCCCCAGCTGAAGCAGCAGCTCCTGCCGTCCATCGAACTTCCCATGGTGTCCGTCGTGGCGCCGTACCAGGGCGCCTCGCCGGATGTCGTCGAGAAGCAGGTCATCGAACCGCTTGAGGACGGCGTCCAGGGCGTCGACGGCATCAAGTCCGTCACCTCCACGTCGAGCGAGGGCTCGGGCGTCATCATGGCCCAGTTCGACTACGGCAACGACTCCAAGAGCCTGGTCGCCGACGTCCAGCAGGCCGTGAACCGCGCCCGCGCGAAGCTGCCCAAGGACGTCGACCCGCAGGTGGTGTCCGGTTCGACCGACGACATCCCCACCGTGGTCCTCGCCGTCTCCTCCGACTCCAAGGACCAGCAGACGCTGGCCGACCAGCTCAACCGCAGCGTCGTGCCGGACCTGAAGAACATCGACGGCGTCAGCCAGGTCACCGTCGACGGCGTCCAGGACCGGATCGTCGCGGTCACCCCCGACGACAAGAAGCTCGCCGCCGCCGGGCTGAGCGCCCAGTCGCTGGGCCAGGCGCTGCAGAACGGCGGGACGTCGGTGCCGGCCGGCTCATTCTCCGAGGACGGCAGGAGCAAGACCGTCCAGGTCGGCGCCGGCTTCACCTCCGTCGAGCAGATCAAGGACCTCAGGCTCGCCCCGTCGGCGGGCGGCGGCGCGGGCGCGGGTGCGTCCGCCGGCGGTGACGCCTCCTCGGGCGCCGGCGCGTCCGCAGGCGGTGCTCCCTCCGCGGGCGGCGGTCCGTCCGCGGGCGGGAGTCCGGGCGGCGCGGTCCGCCTCGGCGATGTCGCCACCGTCAAGGAGAAGCAGGCCACTCCGACGTCCCTGACCCGCACCAACGGCAAGCCCAGCCTCGCCCTGAACGTGACGATGGACAAGGACGGCAGCGCGGTCGCCATCTCCGACGCCGTCAAGGACAAGCTCCCCACGATCCGTCAGGACCTGGGCAAGGGCACCCACGTCACGGTCGCCTCCGACCAGGGCCCGCAGGTCTCCAAGTCGATCGACTCGCTGACCACCGAGGGCCTGCTCGGCCTCGCCATGGCGGTCATCGTCATCCTGGTCTTCCTGCTCAGCCTGCGCTCCACACTGGTGACCGCGGTCTCCATCCCGCTCTCGGTCGTCATCACCCTGATCGTGCTGTGGACCGGTGACCTCTCCCTCAACATGCTCACCCTCGGCGCGCTGACCATCGCGATCGGCCGCGTCGTCGACGACTCCATCGTCGTCCTGGAGAACATCAAGCGGCACCTGGGCTACGGCGAGGAGCGCCGCGAGGCCATCCTCAACGCAGTCAAGGAGGTCTCCGGAGCGGTCACCTCCTCCACCCTCACCACGGTCGCGGTCTTCCTCCCGATCGGCGTGGTCGGCGGCATGGTCGGCGCCCTGTTCGGCTCCTTCTCGGTGACGGTGACCGTCGCCCTGCTCTCCTCCCTGATCGTCTCCCTGACCGTCGTCCCGGTGCTGTCCTACTGGTTCCTGCGGGCCCCGCAGATCCCCGAGGGCAGCACGGTGGACGACCTGCGCCGGGCGGCCGAGGAGAAGGAGGCCAAGAGCCCCCTCCAGCGGTTCTACGTCCCGGTCCTGCGGTTCGCCACCCGCCGCCGGCTCACCAGCCTGGCCATCGCCGTGGTGGTCCTCCTCGGCACCTTCGCCATGGGCCCCCTGCTCAAGACCAACTTCCTCGACCAGGGCGCCCAGGACACCCTCACCCTCAAGCAGGAGCTCAAGCCCGGCACCAGCCTGGGCGCGGCCGACAAGCAGGCCAAGCGGGTCGAGAAGGTGCTCGCGGCCAACGACGACATCGCCGACTACCAGGTCACCGTCGGCTCCTCCGGCTTCATGGCGGCCTTCGGCGGCGGCACCGGCGCCAACCAGGCCACCTACCAGCTCAAGCTGAAGGACTCCGGGGACTCCGACAAGGTCACCGAGGAGCTGCGCACCGACCTCGACAAGCTCGGCAAGTCCATCGGCGACACCAGCTTCGCCACCGGCGGCGGCTTCGGCAGCCAGGACCTGAGCGTGGTCGTCAAGGCCGGTGACGCCGACGTCCTCAAGACGGCCAGCGAGCAGGTCCGCAAGACCGTCGCCGGTCTCGACGACGTCACCGACGTCCAGAGCGACCTCTCGCAGAGCGTGCCCCGGATCTCCGTGAAGCCCAACGCCAAGGCGGCCGCGGCCGGTTACGACCAGGCGTCGCTCGGCGCGGCGGTGACCCAGGCGGTCCGCGGCACCACCAGCGGCAAGGCGGTCCTGGGTGACACCGAGCGGGACATCGTCGTCCAGTCGGCCCACCCGGCCACCACCGAGGGCGAGCTGAAGAACCTGACCCTCCAGACCCCGTCCGGCCCGGCGAAGCTCAGCAGCCTGGCCACCGTGCGGACCGTCCCCGGTCCGGTCCAGATGACCCGGATCGACGGCGCCCGCTCGGCGACCATCACCGCCAAGCCGACCGGCGACAACACCGGCGCGGTCAGCACCCAGCTGCAGCAGAAGATCGACGCGCTGAAGCTGCCCGATGGCGCCACCGCGACGATCGGCGGCGTCTCCCAGGACCAGTCCGACGCGTTCTCCTCGCTCGGCCTGGCGATGCTGGCGGCCATCGCCATCGTCTTCATGCTCCTGGTGGCCACCTTCCGCTCGATGATCCAGCCGATGATCCTGCTCGTCTCGATCCCCTTCGCGGCGACCGGCGCGATCGGCCTGCTGGTCGCCACCGGCACCCCACTGGGCGTCCCGGCGATGATCGGCATGCTGATGCTGATCGGCATCGTGGTCACCAACGCCATCGTGCTGATCGACCTGATCAACCAGTACCGCGCGCAGGGTTACGGCGTCGTCGAAGCGGTCATCGAGGGCGGCCGCCACCGTCTCCGCCCGATCCTCATGACCGCCCTGGCCACGATCATGGCGCTGCTCCCGATGGCCCTGTCCATCACCGGCGACGGCGGCTTCATATCCCAGCCGCTCGCCGTGGTCGTGATCGGCGGTCTGATCACCTCCACCCTCCTCACCCTTCTCCTCGTCCCGACGCTCTACGCGATGATCGAGCTCCGCAAGGAGCGCCGGGCGGCGAAGAAGGACGCGAAGCGGTCCGGCGAATCCGGCCCGCAGGCCGAGGAGTCCGAGCACGCACCGGAACCGGCAGGCGTCTGACGACGCCCTGACCGGCGGGGACTCCGAGGAGACCCCCGATGCAGAAACGATGCCCCCGCAAGCCGGCGCTTGCGGGGGCATCGTGCCGGGCATGCCGTGACGGGGCGGCCGAACCGCCCCTGCACCGACAGCACCAACCACACCGACGCAGGGGGACCGCGATGGGAAAGCACGGTGACGGCAAGGGCGGCGCGGACGGCGACCGTCAGCAGAGCCCGAAGGAATCCGACGGCCAGTGGACCAAGCCGGTGACCGACCCGCCGAAGAAGTAGGGGGCGGCGCGATGTCCTCGCCGGACCGACTGCTGGAAATCCTGGCCAACAAGGGCGCGTTGACGCCGGAATGGGCGCCGTCCGTCGCCGCGGTCGACCGCGCCCACTTCGTGCCGGACACCTTCGAGGTGGGCGACCGCACCGTCTCCCGCTCCGCCGACGAGGCGGAATGGCGGCGGATGGTCTACGCCGACCTCCCGCTGATCACCCAGCACAACGACGGCCGCGCCGAGGCGGGCCAGATCGCCTTTCCCACGTGCTCGACGTCCATGCCCTCCCTCATGCTGGACATGGCCGCCATCGTCCGGGACGGCGACACCGTATTGGAGATCGGCACCGGCACCGGCTACCACGCCGCCTGGCTCGCCCACCGGCTC contains these protein-coding regions:
- a CDS encoding response regulator: MTIKVLLVDDQALLRSAFRVLVDSEPDMRVVGEASDGAQAYELTRAERPDVVLMDIRMPGVDGLAGTRMISEDPELTDVRVVILTTFEVDDYVVQSLRNGASGFLGKGAEPDEMLSAIRIAAAGEALLSPVATKGLIAKFLAQGGSSADGGPGDRGGERLATLTGREREVLILVAGGLSNDEIAEQLAVSPLTVKTHVNRAMAKLRARDRSQLVVIAYESGLVRPRVQ
- a CDS encoding efflux RND transporter permease subunit, with protein sequence MTWLSRLSLVQRGLIALMSIVAIAFGAIAIPQLKQQLLPSIELPMVSVVAPYQGASPDVVEKQVIEPLEDGVQGVDGIKSVTSTSSEGSGVIMAQFDYGNDSKSLVADVQQAVNRARAKLPKDVDPQVVSGSTDDIPTVVLAVSSDSKDQQTLADQLNRSVVPDLKNIDGVSQVTVDGVQDRIVAVTPDDKKLAAAGLSAQSLGQALQNGGTSVPAGSFSEDGRSKTVQVGAGFTSVEQIKDLRLAPSAGGGAGAGASAGGDASSGAGASAGGAPSAGGGPSAGGSPGGAVRLGDVATVKEKQATPTSLTRTNGKPSLALNVTMDKDGSAVAISDAVKDKLPTIRQDLGKGTHVTVASDQGPQVSKSIDSLTTEGLLGLAMAVIVILVFLLSLRSTLVTAVSIPLSVVITLIVLWTGDLSLNMLTLGALTIAIGRVVDDSIVVLENIKRHLGYGEERREAILNAVKEVSGAVTSSTLTTVAVFLPIGVVGGMVGALFGSFSVTVTVALLSSLIVSLTVVPVLSYWFLRAPQIPEGSTVDDLRRAAEEKEAKSPLQRFYVPVLRFATRRRLTSLAIAVVVLLGTFAMGPLLKTNFLDQGAQDTLTLKQELKPGTSLGAADKQAKRVEKVLAANDDIADYQVTVGSSGFMAAFGGGTGANQATYQLKLKDSGDSDKVTEELRTDLDKLGKSIGDTSFATGGGFGSQDLSVVVKAGDADVLKTASEQVRKTVAGLDDVTDVQSDLSQSVPRISVKPNAKAAAAGYDQASLGAAVTQAVRGTTSGKAVLGDTERDIVVQSAHPATTEGELKNLTLQTPSGPAKLSSLATVRTVPGPVQMTRIDGARSATITAKPTGDNTGAVSTQLQQKIDALKLPDGATATIGGVSQDQSDAFSSLGLAMLAAIAIVFMLLVATFRSMIQPMILLVSIPFAATGAIGLLVATGTPLGVPAMIGMLMLIGIVVTNAIVLIDLINQYRAQGYGVVEAVIEGGRHRLRPILMTALATIMALLPMALSITGDGGFISQPLAVVVIGGLITSTLLTLLLVPTLYAMIELRKERRAAKKDAKRSGESGPQAEESEHAPEPAGV